Part of the Clostridium sporogenes genome, AGTGAGCATATTTTATATATGTTAACAAGGGTGGTACCGCCGACAAAACTTCGGTCCCTGTATAGGGATTAGAAGTTTTTTTATTTACAAAAAAATAAATTTTAGGGAGGAATTTAATATGGCAAGAGATAAAAAATTTGTTGAAGATATTACACCAATGGATGAAGATTTTGCACAATGGTATACAGACATTGTTAAAAAGGCAGAGCTTGCTGACTACTCAAGTATTAAAGGATGCATGATTATTCGTCCTAATGGTTATGCAATTTGGGAGAATATACAGAAATATGTAGATACAAAACTTAAAGAGTATGGACATGAAAATGTATCTATGCCAATATTTATACCTGAAAACTTATTACAAAAAGAAAAAGATCACGTTGAGGGATTTGCACCTGAAGTTGCATGGGTAACTCATGGTGGAGATGATGAGCTAGCTGAAAGATTATGTGTTCGTCCAACATCAGAAACACTATTCTGTGAACACTATGCTAAGATTGTTCAATCTTATAAAGATTTACCAAAGCTTTATAACCAATGGTGTTCAGTTGTAAGATGGGAAAAGACAACTAGACCTTTTTTAAGAACAACTGAATTTTTATGGCAAGAAGGTCATACAATCCATGAAACAAAGGAAGAAGCAGAGTCTCATTCACTTAAGATACTAAACATGTATTCTAGATTATGTGAGGATATGTTAGCAATGCCAGTAGTTATGGGCAAAAAGACAGAAAAGGAAAAATTTGCTGGTGCAGATGATACGTACACAATTGAGAGTTTAATGCATGATGGAAAGGCACTGCAAGCAGGTACTTCACACTATCTTGGACAAAATTTCTCAAAGGCATTTGCAATTCAGTTCTCAGATAGAAATGGAAAGTTAGAGTATCCACACTATACTACTTGGGCAGTGACTACAAGATTAATTGGAGCAATAATAATGGTTCATGGTGATGATAGTGGTTTAAAATTACCACCAAGAATTGCATCAACTCAAGTGGTGATTATTCCTGTTGCTCAACATAAAGAAGGAGTATTGGAAAAGGCGAAAGAATTAAAGGAAAAATTGGATAAAGTTGTAAGAGTTAAGCTTGATGATAGTGATAAGATGCCAGGTTGGAAGTATAGTGAATATGAAATGAAGGGTATTCCACTAAGAATAGAAATTGGACCAAAGGATATAGAAAAAAATCAAGCTGTGTTAGTAAGAAGAGATAATAGAGAAAAAACAATAGTTTCATTGGATGAAATTGAAATAAAGGTTCAAGAGATGCTAGATATTATCCATAATTCAATGCTAGAAGAAGCTAGAAAATCTAGAGATGAAAAAACTTATGTAGCAACAACTATGGAAGAATTTGAAGATACTATTGAAAATAAACCAGGTTTTATTAAAGCAATGTGGTGTGGAGATAGAGCTTGTGAAGATAAGATAAGAGAGGTAACTGGTGCTACATCTCGTTGTATGCCATTTGAACAAGAGGTTGTTTCAGACACTTGTGTATGTTGTGGCAAAAAAGCTAAAAAGTTAGTTTACTGGGGAAGAGCATATTAATTAAAAAGTTATTTAATTAATAGATTTTATAAAGTAATATATGGGAAAATTAAAAGGTATAGGGGAATCAATGATTTTCCTATACCTTTTATGTGGTAAGCTTTAACTTTTATATTTGTAAATTATGGTGTAAATTTTGGAAGTAAAGAGGTATAATGTATTTGTAATATGAAAATACATTATATATTGAGGGGGTATTTTTTTGGAGATAAATAAAATAATAGAAGAGCTAAAAGATGATCTTATAGACTCTACTGCAGAATTGATTAAAATTAAAAGTATAGAAGGCGAAGCAAAGGAAGGTAAACCTTATGGGGAAGGCGTAGCCAATGCTTTAGAAAAAGCTTTAGAAATAAGTGAAAAGTTAGGATTTAAAACTGTAAATGTAGATGGATATGTTGGATATGCTGAATATGGTGAAGGAGATGAATATGTAGGTGTTTTGGGTCATTTGGATTTAGTACCAGAAGGAGATGGATGGAAGTATCCACCTTATGCAGCAGAAATACACGATGGAAAAATGTATGGTAGAGGAACTACAGATGACAAAGGACCTATAATGGCAGCACTTTATGGTTTAAAAGCTATAAAAGAAGCGAAACTTCCTTTATCTAAAAGAGTTAGAATTTTGTTTGGGACAAATGAGGAAACAGGATCTAATGAAATAGAACATTATTTAGCAAAGGAAAAACCACCAGTACTTGGGTTCACTCCAGATGCTGAGTATCCAATAATCTATGCTGAAAAAGGAATTACAATATTTGATGTAGTAAAAAAATTAGAAATAAAAAGTGATAAAGCAATTAAATTAAAATACATTAAGGGTGGGCAAGCTTCTAATATGGTACCTGACTATTGTGAAGCTGGTATAGAATGTCCAGATACAGATATGATAATAAGGTCTGTAGAGTATTGTGCTAATAGAAATGGAATAGAATTAACAGCAGAAGAAAAAGGTGGCTTAGTAGTAGTCAAATCTTTTGGTCTATCTGCTCATGGGAGCACACCAGAAATTGGAAAAAATGCTATCATGCAAATATTTAAATTTTTAGCAGAACTTCCATTAGGCAATTGTGATGAATTACAATTTATAAGATTTTTTAATAATAATGTAGGAAATGAAACTGATGGCAAATCTTTTGGTGTAGATTTAGAGGATGAACCTTCAGGTAAGCTAAGCTTTAATGTAGGAACTATTTCTATGGAAAATAATGAAATAAAAATGTCATTAAATTTAAGATATCCTGTTACATACAAAGCAGAGGATCTTATGGAAAAGTTTAATAAAAAAATAGAGGGAACAGGAATAAAAATAGAAAATTTTCAAGATCAAAAACCTTTATATTTTGATGATAAACATCCATTGATAAAATCATTACAAAAGGTATATAAAGAACAAACAGGAAAAGAACCAGAATTATTAGCTATAGGTGGAGGAACTTATGCAAAGGAAATGCCTAATATAGTTGCTTTTGGACCACTTTTCCCAGGAGAACCAGATGTAATTCACAAAAAAGATGAATATATAGAACTAGAAAATTTGGTGTTAAATGCTAAGATATACGGACATGCTATATATGAATTAGCCAAATAGTATATTTATAAGTTTTATAGTTATTTATAAAAAGATGTGAGATAAATATATAATATTTGCTCATATCTTTTATTTGTCTATATTAATTTATAAAAAATTATAATAGTAAATGATTTTGTTTATGGTACAAATCATATACCTAATATAAACAAACATACATATATATTATGCTGAATTAAATGGTATTAAAAGTATATACAGTTATAATATTCATAATTTTTTCTTAAATTTATTATTAAATATTTTTTGTAACAAATATTTAATAATAAGTTTAAGATTATTCTAAATAAGAATATGGCAATAATAATAGAAATGTAATAGTATTTATAGGGGAGAAAAATTATATTTATTTTTTTATAATTATGATAGAATATACTATGTGTTTAAGGCGTAAATTTATTTAATATAAAATGGAGGAAAAATTATGTCTAAAAATAATAAATTTGACAAGAACAAAATAAAGTATTTTGCTTATTATGCTATAGCAGTAGCACTAATAGTATATATGCTTAATGATTATGTTACAAACATAAAGTCAGATCATATAAAATACAGTGAATTTGTAAAATATTTAAATGAAAATAGAATAGAAGAAGTTCAATTAACAAGGGATAAAATAATAATTCATCCTAAGATTAATAAAGGCGAAAAAAAGAAAGTAATGTATACAGAGTCAATATATGACCCTAATTTAGTAAAAAAATTAGATGATTCTAAGGTGAAATATGGTGGTGTTCCTCAGGAAAATTCAGCCATAAAGAGTTTTATTGTAAACTGGGTTATACCTATAATAATATTTATGTTTTTAGGAAGAATGTTGTTTGGTAAATTAGATAAAAAAATGGGTAGCGGTGTTATGTCCTTTGGGAAAAACACAGCTAAAATATATGCGGAAAATGAAACAGGAATTACTTTTGAAGATGTAGCAGGTCAGGATGAGGCTAAGGAATCTTTAGTAGAGATTGTAGATTTCCTACATAAGCCAGAAAGATATACAGAAATAGGAGCTAAGCTGCCTAAAGGCGCATTACTTGTAGGACCTCCAGGGACAGGTAAAACTCTATTAGCTAAGGCAGTTGCTGGGGAAGCTAAGGTTCCTTTCTTTTCATTATCTGGTTCAAGTTTTGTGGAAATGTTTGTAGGTATGGGAGCTGCTAGGGTAAGAGACTTATTTGAACAAGCACAAGAAAAGGCTCCTTGTATAATATTTATAGATGAGATAGATGCTATAGGTAAGAGTAGAGATAATGCTATGAGTAGCAATGATGAAAGAGAACAAACTTTAAATCAATTATTAGCAGAGATGGATGGATTTGATTCATCTAAAGGTGTTGTTATATTAGCGGCTACTAATAGACCAGAAATATTAGATAAAGCCCTTTTAAGACCAGGTAGATTTGATAGAAGAGTAATAGTAGATAGACCAGATTTAAAGGGAAGAGAAGATATATTAAAAGTTCATTCAAAGGGAGTAAAAATATCAAAAGAAGTAGATATGTCATCTATTGCAAAAAGCACTCCAGGAGCAGTAGGTTCTGATTTAGCCAATATAATAAATGAGGCAGCCTTAAGAGCTGTTAAAAATGGTAGGCAGGAAGTAATACAAGAGGATTTAGAAGAAGCAGTGGAAGTTATTATTGCAGGTAAGGAGAAAAAAGACAGAATACTATCTCCGCAAGAAAAAAGGCAGGTTGCTTTCCATGAAGTTGGGCATGCTCTTGTAGCAGCATTGCTTCCTAATACAGATCCAGTGCACAAAATAACTATTGTTCCAAGAACTATGGGAGCATTAGGTTATACTATGCAACTTCCAACAGAAGATAAATATTTAATAAATAAAGAGGAAATGTTAGACAAAATAACAGTTATGTTAGGCGGTCGTTCTGCAGAGGAAGTTAAATTTGATTCTATATCTACAGGAGCTGCTAACGATATAGAAAGAGCTACTCAAACTGCTAGAAGTATGGTTACTGTATATGGTATGACTGATAGATTTGATATGATGGCTTTAGAATCTGTTCAAAATAGATATTTAGATGGAAGACCAGTTCAAAATTGTAGTGCAGAAACAGCTGCTATAATAGATGATGAGGCTTTAAATATAATAAAAAAATGTCATGAAAAAGCAAAAAGAATGCTAAAAGAAAATGAAGAATTATTAAATAAGATAACAGAAAAATTATTAGAAAAAGAAACTCTTATGGGAGATGAATTTATGGCAATGGTTAAAGGAGAAGATGAGTCTACATCAAAGGGAACAGAGGTAGAGAAAAAGGAAAAAGAGGATAGAATATTAGATGAAAAGGTCATAGATGAATCTGTAATGGAGACAAAAGGAGTAAGTGATAAATCACCTATAGAAGAATAAACCGGAATGGAGAGAGGTTTATGGATAATAATCAGATAAATAATTCCATAGATAAATATATAGAATTAAGTATGGAAAGAGAATATTTAGATTTTATAATAGATAAAGTAAGAAAAGAAACAGGAATATATTTAGATAAAAGAAAAGATATAGTAAAGGATATAGTAGAATATAGAAAAGAATTTTTAGAAGAAGATAAAAATGATGAAGATAAAGTAGCAGAATACTTTGATCATGAAAGATACTTAAAAGAAAAGCTTTATGGTTTTATAGATAAAAAACTAAAAGAGCTTACAGTTCTAGAACAGAATCCTTACTTTGGAAAAGTTAATTTTGTAGATGAAGGGGATGAAGATTCTATCTATATAGGTAGATACGGATTTTTAGAAACAGGTAATTATAAACCTTTTATTGTAGACTGGAGGGCTCCTATATGCCAAATATTTTATCAGGGTAAATTAGGAAATATAGCCTATGAATCACCAGAAGGTAAAATAGAGTTAGATGTAAAATCTAAAAGACAATATGTTATCCGTAAGGGTATATTAAAAGGTATGTTTGATTCTGTTTTAGATGTAAAAGATGAAGTTCTTCAAATGATTTTAAGTGAAAACACCAAGGAAAAATTGAAGGATATAGTTATGACTATACAAGAAGAGCAAGATAACTTAATTAGACAACCTAAAAATAAATCTATGATTGTTAATGGAGTTGCAGGTAGTGGCAAGACTACTATTGCTCTTCATAGAGTTGCATACTTATTATATAATTATAGGAACCAAATACAAGATAAAGTATTAATACTAGGACCTAATAATATTTTTGTGGATTATATATCAGAAGTATTACCAAGTTTAGGTGAAAATGGAGTTAAACAAACTACCTTTAAGGATTTTATAGAAGACTTGCTACCTGTAAATAATTTTCTAGAATATGATAATTATATAAAAAGATTTATACAAAAAGATAATAAGTTTATAGAAGATATAACATATAAACAATCCAAAGCATATATGGAAGATTTAGATAGTTTTATGGAAGAGTTAGAACAAAACATATTTATTACAGAAGACGTAGTATTAATGGACGAAGTTGCTATAGATAAAAAAGAAATAGATGAAATGCTTTATTCTTATTATAAATATATGCCTTTGTTTAAAAGAAGCAAAAAGGTAAAAAGAATAGTATTTTCTAAAATAAGAGATGTGAGAAACAAAAAAGTCTATGAAATCCAAAGACAATATGAAGAAGAGATAAAAAAGCTATCAGAAGAAGAACTACAACTCAATAAAAATAATTTAGAGTTTGAAAGAAAGAATAATATAAGAAACATAGTGAAAAAATCTATGGAGGTAAAAAAATCATTAGTATGGTTAGATAATCCACAGGTTTTTGATATATACAATGAGTTTAATAATAACAAAAAACTTACTGTAGATGATATTATAGCTATATTATATTTAAAAATAAAATTAGAGGGTTTAAGATATAAAACTGAAATAAAACATATAGTAATAGACGAAGCACAAGATTATTCATTTTTACAATTTGTAGTATTAAAAAAACTTACAGATTGTCAATCTATAACTATAGTAGGAGACGTTAATCAAAGAACATTACCTTGCAAGGATGAAGTCCCTATGTTATGCTTAGATTCTGTCTTTGATAGAGTTGATGTGGAGTATTTTGATTTAGACAAAAGTTATAGGTCAACAAAAGAGATTATGGAGTATGCTAATAAATACTTAAAAACAAATAAAATTGTTCCTTTAGTAAGAGAAGGAGAACCTGTAAAAGAAGTAATAGTAAAGAATACAGAGGAAGTAATAGATAAAGTTAATTATTATTTGAGTTACTTAGAGAATAAAGGTTATGAAAGTATTGCAATCATAACAACTACACTAGAACAGGGGAAAGTTATAGGAGCAGAATTAAAAAAGCAAATGTATATTAATTTAATAGAAAGAGAAGATATAATTTATTCTGGAGGTAAGATAATAATTCCTTCTTATTTATCAAAAGGTTTAGAATTTGATGCTACTATTTTAATATTAGATGATAATAATGTAGGAGAAAACTTAAAATATATAATGGCTACAAGAGCTTTACATGAAATGATAGTTGTACACAAAAAAGATGAAAAGTTATAAACAGTGTGGATAACTTTTCACTAATAATGGGGACTATTTATACAAAAATACTAACAGATAAATTTTACACTATAAGTTGTAATTAATAATAGTTTAAATAAGATTAATAAAAAGAACTCCTAATTCCGAAGAGTCTGTAAACTCTTAAGAATTAGGAGTTCTTTATTTTTGTGGAATTTTCCGAATTATATTTAAATTTATAAGATCTTTTTAAAATTTTACACATAATTTTAATTAGTTATTAATGAATGATACTAATAAAAGCTATAATTAAATTAATTTGTTTTAAAACTTAAAAAATCTTCAATTATGGATTCCCTAATTTGTGGAATTTTAGAAAAATCAATATTATTTACATAATATTTTTCTAGATCGTCATGAAGACTTTTTTCAGAATGAAGTATATCTGTAGCTTTATTTATAAGTGTATAAAATAATTCTTTATCTTCATTTATTTTTGTCCTATTACTATTTAAAATAGATAAGTCTAATAAATTGTCCATATATATTTGTTCACCATCTAAAAATTGTTTGTTAATTTCATTAGAGGTTACAATTGCAGAATTAAGATCTGGGATTACAATATGTTCTAGCATATTTGGAATTAAAGGATTATGATAATATTCAACAAGGAAACCTCTATTTATAGCTTCATTGCTTATGCTATTTAATATTTCTGTTTTGCCAGTTCCAGGAGCTCCATTTAAAGCATATATATCTTTTATACCAATATATACACTATTTGTGTGGCTTACTATTCCTTCAGGACTAATAGCGCTGATGAATAGATGTCTTTTCTTTCCTTTAGAATTATTAGATATATTTTCTTTAAATAAGTTATTTTTTAATTCTTTTTCTAATTTATATAGATTATCATAGTTTTTAGCTCTACAGTTTAAAACACTCCAGTCTTCATGGATGGTTTTGGCTGCATTTAAGTACCTATAGGTTCTTTTGAAGGTTTCGCTTATTTCATTACTTATCTTTATTATTTCATTTTTATGTTTCTTTAATTTATTTTCATCTAATAAATCACCTAAATTTATTATTTTGTCTATGGCCCCAGGCACCTTAGGGTCAAGCATATGGGGAGCTGTTCCATCTACCATAGCTACCTTTAATTCTTTAATTCTTATAGAATCTAAAGAATTACTATCTGAAGAACAGTGAAAAAACTCTACAGTATAATTACTTTTTATAAAAAAATCAGCAATGCTTTTCATTAGAGAAGATTTCCCAGTACCAGGACCACCTTTTAAATATATAATTCTATTAGCATCATTAATATCTATTATATTATTAAAGAGAGAGTAGAAGCCTTCAGCGGTATTACCACCAGCAAAGAAGTGTTTTGATGGGTTTATCAAAAAAATCAACTCCTTAATTAAAATCACT contains:
- the pepV gene encoding dipeptidase PepV, which encodes MEINKIIEELKDDLIDSTAELIKIKSIEGEAKEGKPYGEGVANALEKALEISEKLGFKTVNVDGYVGYAEYGEGDEYVGVLGHLDLVPEGDGWKYPPYAAEIHDGKMYGRGTTDDKGPIMAALYGLKAIKEAKLPLSKRVRILFGTNEETGSNEIEHYLAKEKPPVLGFTPDAEYPIIYAEKGITIFDVVKKLEIKSDKAIKLKYIKGGQASNMVPDYCEAGIECPDTDMIIRSVEYCANRNGIELTAEEKGGLVVVKSFGLSAHGSTPEIGKNAIMQIFKFLAELPLGNCDELQFIRFFNNNVGNETDGKSFGVDLEDEPSGKLSFNVGTISMENNEIKMSLNLRYPVTYKAEDLMEKFNKKIEGTGIKIENFQDQKPLYFDDKHPLIKSLQKVYKEQTGKEPELLAIGGGTYAKEMPNIVAFGPLFPGEPDVIHKKDEYIELENLVLNAKIYGHAIYELAK
- the proS gene encoding proline--tRNA ligase — encoded protein: MARDKKFVEDITPMDEDFAQWYTDIVKKAELADYSSIKGCMIIRPNGYAIWENIQKYVDTKLKEYGHENVSMPIFIPENLLQKEKDHVEGFAPEVAWVTHGGDDELAERLCVRPTSETLFCEHYAKIVQSYKDLPKLYNQWCSVVRWEKTTRPFLRTTEFLWQEGHTIHETKEEAESHSLKILNMYSRLCEDMLAMPVVMGKKTEKEKFAGADDTYTIESLMHDGKALQAGTSHYLGQNFSKAFAIQFSDRNGKLEYPHYTTWAVTTRLIGAIIMVHGDDSGLKLPPRIASTQVVIIPVAQHKEGVLEKAKELKEKLDKVVRVKLDDSDKMPGWKYSEYEMKGIPLRIEIGPKDIEKNQAVLVRRDNREKTIVSLDEIEIKVQEMLDIIHNSMLEEARKSRDEKTYVATTMEEFEDTIENKPGFIKAMWCGDRACEDKIREVTGATSRCMPFEQEVVSDTCVCCGKKAKKLVYWGRAY
- a CDS encoding PRK06851 family protein; the encoded protein is MINPSKHFFAGGNTAEGFYSLFNNIIDINDANRIIYLKGGPGTGKSSLMKSIADFFIKSNYTVEFFHCSSDSNSLDSIRIKELKVAMVDGTAPHMLDPKVPGAIDKIINLGDLLDENKLKKHKNEIIKISNEISETFKRTYRYLNAAKTIHEDWSVLNCRAKNYDNLYKLEKELKNNLFKENISNNSKGKKRHLFISAISPEGIVSHTNSVYIGIKDIYALNGAPGTGKTEILNSISNEAINRGFLVEYYHNPLIPNMLEHIVIPDLNSAIVTSNEINKQFLDGEQIYMDNLLDLSILNSNRTKINEDKELFYTLINKATDILHSEKSLHDDLEKYYVNNIDFSKIPQIRESIIEDFLSFKTN
- the ftsH gene encoding ATP-dependent zinc metalloprotease FtsH, whose amino-acid sequence is MSKNNKFDKNKIKYFAYYAIAVALIVYMLNDYVTNIKSDHIKYSEFVKYLNENRIEEVQLTRDKIIIHPKINKGEKKKVMYTESIYDPNLVKKLDDSKVKYGGVPQENSAIKSFIVNWVIPIIIFMFLGRMLFGKLDKKMGSGVMSFGKNTAKIYAENETGITFEDVAGQDEAKESLVEIVDFLHKPERYTEIGAKLPKGALLVGPPGTGKTLLAKAVAGEAKVPFFSLSGSSFVEMFVGMGAARVRDLFEQAQEKAPCIIFIDEIDAIGKSRDNAMSSNDEREQTLNQLLAEMDGFDSSKGVVILAATNRPEILDKALLRPGRFDRRVIVDRPDLKGREDILKVHSKGVKISKEVDMSSIAKSTPGAVGSDLANIINEAALRAVKNGRQEVIQEDLEEAVEVIIAGKEKKDRILSPQEKRQVAFHEVGHALVAALLPNTDPVHKITIVPRTMGALGYTMQLPTEDKYLINKEEMLDKITVMLGGRSAEEVKFDSISTGAANDIERATQTARSMVTVYGMTDRFDMMALESVQNRYLDGRPVQNCSAETAAIIDDEALNIIKKCHEKAKRMLKENEELLNKITEKLLEKETLMGDEFMAMVKGEDESTSKGTEVEKKEKEDRILDEKVIDESVMETKGVSDKSPIEE
- a CDS encoding HelD family protein; its protein translation is MDNNQINNSIDKYIELSMEREYLDFIIDKVRKETGIYLDKRKDIVKDIVEYRKEFLEEDKNDEDKVAEYFDHERYLKEKLYGFIDKKLKELTVLEQNPYFGKVNFVDEGDEDSIYIGRYGFLETGNYKPFIVDWRAPICQIFYQGKLGNIAYESPEGKIELDVKSKRQYVIRKGILKGMFDSVLDVKDEVLQMILSENTKEKLKDIVMTIQEEQDNLIRQPKNKSMIVNGVAGSGKTTIALHRVAYLLYNYRNQIQDKVLILGPNNIFVDYISEVLPSLGENGVKQTTFKDFIEDLLPVNNFLEYDNYIKRFIQKDNKFIEDITYKQSKAYMEDLDSFMEELEQNIFITEDVVLMDEVAIDKKEIDEMLYSYYKYMPLFKRSKKVKRIVFSKIRDVRNKKVYEIQRQYEEEIKKLSEEELQLNKNNLEFERKNNIRNIVKKSMEVKKSLVWLDNPQVFDIYNEFNNNKKLTVDDIIAILYLKIKLEGLRYKTEIKHIVIDEAQDYSFLQFVVLKKLTDCQSITIVGDVNQRTLPCKDEVPMLCLDSVFDRVDVEYFDLDKSYRSTKEIMEYANKYLKTNKIVPLVREGEPVKEVIVKNTEEVIDKVNYYLSYLENKGYESIAIITTTLEQGKVIGAELKKQMYINLIEREDIIYSGGKIIIPSYLSKGLEFDATILILDDNNVGENLKYIMATRALHEMIVVHKKDEKL